A genomic segment from Ochotona princeps isolate mOchPri1 chromosome 11, mOchPri1.hap1, whole genome shotgun sequence encodes:
- the LOC101519490 gene encoding large ribosomal subunit protein uL11-like, producing the protein MKLDTVYRIHRPEQEVKLHHEETISHAKGNTISPGLNSSFWFSARRRPRCNFLWSSRIRVHQTPGASTVPPKFDPNEIKVVYLRCTGGKVGATSALAPKIGPLVLSPKKVGDDIAKATGDWKGLRITVKLTIQNRQAQIEVVPSASALISKALKEPPRDRKKQKNIKHSGNITFDKIVNIAQQMRHRSLARELSGTIKEILGTAQPVGCNVDGRHPHDIIDDINSGAVECPAS; encoded by the exons ATGAA ACTGGACACAGTTTACAGAATACACAGGCCAGAGCAAGAAGTTAAACTCCACCATGAGGAAACAATCAGTCATGCAAAAGGCAACACAATCTCCCCTGGGCTG AACTCCAGCTTTTGGTTTTCGGCTCGGAGGAGGCCGCGGTGCAACTTTCTTTGGTCGTCCCGAATCCGGGTTCATCAGACACCAGGCGCCTCCACCGTGCCACCCAAGTTCGACCCTAACGAGATTAAAGTCGTGTACCTGCGGTGCACCGGCGGCAAGGTGGGTGCCACGTCCGCCCTGGCCCCCAAGATCGGCCCCCTGGTCCTGTCTCCGAAGAAGGTGGGAGATGACATTGCCAAGGCCACCGGGGACTGGAAGGGCTTGCGGATCACGGTGAAGCTGACCATCCAGAACCGACAAGCGCAGATCGAGGTGGTGCCGTCGGCCTCTGCTCTGATCAGCAAGGCCCTCAAGGAGCCGCCCAGGGACCGCAAGAAGCAGAAGAACATCAAACACAGCGGGAACATCACATTTGATAAAATTGTCAACATCGCCCAGCAGATGCGCCACCGATCCTTAGCCAGAGAACTTTCCGGAACCATCAAAGAGATTCTGGGGACTGCCCAGCCGGTGGGCTGCAATGTGGATGGCCGCCACCCACACGACATCATAGATGACATCAACAGTGGTGCAGTGGAATGCCCAGCTAGCTAA